Below is a window of Syngnathus acus chromosome 8, fSynAcu1.2, whole genome shotgun sequence DNA.
ATCCACCATGATCAAGAAGATGTCACTCTCCGAGAACGAATTCAACATCCCGGTCAAGAACTGCCGCAGGATGGTCATTTTGGGCTCCACCAAGGTGGGCAAGACGGCCATCATCTCGCGCTTTCTGAACTCGCGTGTGGACGAGCAGTACACGCCGACCATCGAGGACTTCCATAGGAAGTTCTACAGCATCCGCGGGAGCGTTTACCAGCTGGACATTTTGGACACGTCCGGGAATCAACCTTTCCCAGCAATAAGGAGGCTCTCCATACTCACAGGTGCGTTTGGAGCCCGTGCAATGCAGCGTTTACTTCTACAACCAATTTTGATTACTTTTGAATGCAGCTTTAGTCGTTGCAAAGCAGAGTTTGCGCTTGAATGTATGCGAAGAAAGCACTGTGCATGCAAGGCAGTTTAAAACTAAAGTCAATTCAGTGCAGTGCagtcaaaatgtcaaactgaagtcaattcaattcaaaacgCAATCCAATGCATTTCACTCAATTTTActcaaattgttgtttattggTATTAAGTGTACGTTTGCTCCTTTGGTCCCCCGCAGGCGACGTGTTCATTTTGGTGTTCAGCCTGGACAACCGAGACTCCTTCCAGGAGGTGCAGCGCCTCAAGCGTCAAATCTACGAGACTAAGTCGTGCCTGAggaacaagaccaaggagagcGCCGACGTGCCGCTGGTCATCTGCGGCAACAAGTGTGACCGCGAGTTCCATCGCGAGGTGCAGGACGAGGAAATTGAGCAGCTGGTCGGCAGCGATCAGGACCGCTGCTGCGCATACTTTGAAATCTCGGCTAAGAAGAACACCAATGTAGACCAAATGTTCCAGACGCTCTTCGCCATGGCCAAGCTACCGGACGAGATGAGCCCCGACCGCCACTGCAAAGTGTCGCTGCAGTCGTGCGAGCTGCTGCATCGCAAGTCTTTCCGCGTCAAGAAGTGCAAGGACGCCTACGGCATCGTGGCGCCGTTCGCGCGTCGGCCCAGCGTCCACAGTGACTTGATGTACATCAAGGAGAAGGCAGTGGGAGGAGGGCAGGCTAAGGAGAAGGGCTGCATTATTTGCTGACCCCCCAAGGAGGGGAAAACGAAAGACTTTTGGACTCTAAAGATCAAGCCATGCGACTGTGGACAAGCACTCGATGCAGTTGCCTTGAAATCGCCCTCGACTTGTTTACATCCCCCACCGGACTTGAATGTTTCTTACATTACGAACAAATCTAAATGTCTATTTATGTTTGTCGACTTTTGCATTAAATAAAATCTTGTTACTTTCATAATCTTGCCTCACTCTTTTTTAAGTACATTAAATGATatgattttattatattattagtattaaatGATCATCAAACACTATCTGTTACTTTTCtttgatgaataaaattaacatcttttaaaaatatatatttatcataAGTAGTGATAGGACTTTGCATATAGTATGTTAGGGTCATGCTTCACACGCttgatgggggaaaaaaccgCAATTCATCTGTCACTTGAATAAGAAAAAGTAATTCATTTGTGATTCTACAGTATTTATTACAAAATATTACTGAAACAAACATCACAtcccccaaaataataatatatgtcTTATATTGCTTAACAAATTAATGGCGTAATCCAGTCGTCGTCCCCAACTATATTCCAATCGTTGTCCTCCATCCGAAGAAATGTGTCTCGTGGGCCACCGTAGCTCGCTTGATGTCGTAAACCAAGCGTCCgtattaatttgaatttctgcGCTCCTCCAGTCAGTGTTTTCATTGTCCATCTCTGAATTCAAGACGCTTTGGGTACGTCGAACATGCAGAGGCTTTTGTATTTCTGCAACAGCTGGTTCTTGGTGCGGACCTGCTCCCGCAGCGTcgccagctgctgctgctgctccactGGGCTGCTCTCGATGCCGGGCATGGCAGAGATCTGCTCCCGTGCCTCCTGGATCTTTGTCTTGAGCTTGCTCAGCTCCTGGTGCACGTCCGGGCTCTCCTTGTCCATGCTTGAAAACAACCAAACAGgagattttatttcttcagtttaTCGCGCTTCTTGTTAGCCTAGCCCAGTCAGCGTTAGCTGTGGCTAGCATGTCAGCTAGGAAAACATTGAAATACAAATTTAACTCATTTAAAGTCGGACTTCTATTTCAGCTTACCATTTAATTATATCGTGAACCAAAGGCAGCAAAGAGCAGTCGTCGCCCTCTTTTTCCTGCTTGGGCTGCGACACAGCCATGATCCCCTTGCTGCCTGCGTTCTCGTCGCAGTTCTACTGCGGCATGTACGAATACGCTTTCTGATGACGTCACTGCAACGAACCATTAACGTTGTAAGTTGTCTGATAAAACCTTTTAGCCACAATTCCTAAAGGTACTGTACAATGGCTACTGTACGTTGGTGCCAACAAAGCAGGTCAAACCCCCCAACAAAAAactaactaaaaataaaaaacattcctTCAGAAAAgcatttgcttttcttttataatatatatttttaatttgcaaaAAGACTTACTACACGCTGCATGTAATTATTGTATTCTGATTTAATTTTGATATTTCGCCTTGGCAACTGCCCTGTTCAGTAAAAATGCAAGCCAAACACTGAACCTTACTatattttgtgaaatattTCTACAAATGttgccttcttcgccagcttACCCCATTCAACCTCTCACAGGCGTCAGTATAATTTAATGGGTCACTTGAGTAATACTGGCCTGGTTTCTTTTTCCTGCCACAGACATACCCCCAAATATTATCTGCTTGTGTCAATTATCATAACAAGAAGCTTGACCCGTAAATGGATTCTTGCTCTACATTAGTACTACCTAGCAACCTTGAGGACCTGCATCTAAATTTAACCCCCTTTGCAAATTTAGCTGTTCAGTCTGTGCACTGTGACTACAAATTGTAAATCATCCAAGGTCTGCTTGGGTGGTCTTACTACCTTTAGAAAAAGCAATGAACCCCTCACAAATGCATTAGATGACTCTGTACATTTgttgtttgacattttattttagaaatataACTGGTATCGTGTACTTGTAGAGTTCTTTAACCGGAGTGGGGAGGCCTGGAATTCATTTTGTGATTGGAACtagtaaaaaatgttttgaaatttgaagAGAGGGTCACGTAAGGGATCGTGTTCCATCATTGTGTTGCTTGTTTGCTAAAGAACGGTGCACACAATATAATCAAGAATTCTGGTTCTTTTTCTTGAATACAGCTGGAAGCACAATAGATGTGCTGTCTTATGACTCACTGACCTTGAAAAGCAAACTGACCTATATATTTTCACAATGAGCATTTTTCATTCCCAACTCTCACACCTGCCAGATAGTTGGTACACACCTCCAAAAAGTCGTGATGGCAATTAAatgcaaaagcataacagaaCGCTGCTAAGCCCGTTCCAAGGAACACATCCAGAATGCATATTACATACAGAACACGTTGGTCGCCGGTGACCCAGATCTGTAGGCCCTAATTGTCAGATCGTGGTCACCTCACATTTATAAGTCGGGAAAAGTGGGTCACGACCCAACAGTACCTACCCACGCTCTGCTCAAATATGCGACAATATATCTTGAGGAAATTGACACGTGTCGACAGTAAAGGCTGCGGAATATCCGGTTGGGCCGCCGTGCATTCGTTAACGTCATGACGACCGTAAGAGGTTGGTAAACCATAAATCACTGATCATCTTCATTTTGTCCTCTGATAGTTTCAGGACTAATTGGTGGCAAATCATATAATCTCTTTTGGAGTTTTTCCTCTTCGAACCTGATAAACACAACAATTATCACAATGTTGTAATTGCAGGAAATCAGTGGCTTGAAGATATATTGTGTGTAATATTATCATAGGAAAAATGGAACTTGAGTGTGTTCTGATAAACAATATATGTATGGACCGTCATACCTGTCATTTAGTAGTGAGCGGTTGGAAGGAATTTGCAGCTATACTGCACTGTGGATAGAACTGTGCTGCCTCCAAGTGGAAGCTGACGAGATTCATCTCTTTGTATCTATGTCGCCATATGTCCATGTTTATCTTGACTGATAATGAATTTTATTAAGCAAACATAATGATGGATAGTCTTATGGTAGAGCTCCATTTGCTGGGTGAGAATACAATTCATATGCGTCATTCTGTTCTCAGGCCCcttcaaaagtattggaacggcAAGGTCCATTTGTTTTTCGTGTATGCTGAAGATATTTGGCTTTCAGATCAAAAGATGAGGATGAGGAAAAAAGTTGAGAAATCCACCTTTTCATTCATGCTTTTTACATCTCGATGTGTTGAAGTGAGCAAAGGTATTGGAACACGTGATTAACGGTTGTTTCTAGTTGATGTTAGATTAATTGCCTACACATTactgcttgtttttgtctaCAAAACCATTCTGTATGGAAATCTACCTTTTATTGCAGTGATCTcacatttatttggatgtttttttgtgggtaTTTATTGTATACTGTGACG
It encodes the following:
- the LOC119126395 gene encoding dexamethasone-induced Ras-related protein 1-like codes for the protein MIKKMSLSENEFNIPVKNCRRMVILGSTKVGKTAIISRFLNSRVDEQYTPTIEDFHRKFYSIRGSVYQLDILDTSGNQPFPAIRRLSILTGDVFILVFSLDNRDSFQEVQRLKRQIYETKSCLRNKTKESADVPLVICGNKCDREFHREVQDEEIEQLVGSDQDRCCAYFEISAKKNTNVDQMFQTLFAMAKLPDEMSPDRHCKVSLQSCELLHRKSFRVKKCKDAYGIVAPFARRPSVHSDLMYIKEKAVGGGQAKEKGCIIC
- the med9 gene encoding mediator of RNA polymerase II transcription subunit 9, yielding MAVSQPKQEKEGDDCSLLPLVHDIIKCMDKESPDVHQELSKLKTKIQEAREQISAMPGIESSPVEQQQQLATLREQVRTKNQLLQKYKSLCMFDVPKAS